A window of Betaproteobacteria bacterium contains these coding sequences:
- a CDS encoding acyl-CoA dehydrogenase has protein sequence MSEYVAPLADMRFVIKELVGLEHIAELPPFAELSPDLVDQVLEEAGKFGAEVLGPLNRVGDTHGARFDAGNVTTPPGFKEAYAKFVEAGWNGLAGEPEFGGQGLPQIVAMPVAEIWNSANMAFCLCPMLTSGVLEALERIGSPEQRARFLPKLTSGAWSGTMNLTEPQAGSDLSAVRTRALPQPDGTYKLFGQKIFITYGEHDLAENIVHLVLARTPDAPEGTRGISLFIVPKFLLDANGKPDARNDVRCVSIEHKLGIHASPTCVLAYGDNGGATGYLVGKENEGLRYMFIMMNHARLGVGLEGVAMGERAYQHAAAYAKLRVQGRELGVGSGDRVTIVHHPDVRRMLMLMKSQTEAMRALAYTAAAALDLSNHHSDPTERARHQALLDLLTPIVKGWCTEQAVEIASLGVQVHGGMGFIEEAGAAQFYRDARITTIYEGTTGIQALDLVNRKVGSERGATMRAVLEQASSTAADLLGSGDRDLEAIGQQLKSAIDALETATDWVVETFPKDPRQVAASAVPYLKLSGLVLGGNAMARSARIAVRRRGEEGADTGFYRAKLQSARFYAEHILPQAHAATRIVTHGAAATLALDDATF, from the coding sequence ATGTCCGAATATGTCGCCCCGCTCGCCGATATGCGTTTCGTTATCAAGGAGCTGGTCGGGCTCGAGCACATCGCCGAGCTGCCCCCCTTCGCTGAGCTGAGCCCGGACCTGGTCGATCAGGTGCTGGAAGAAGCCGGCAAGTTCGGCGCCGAAGTGCTCGGGCCGCTCAACCGCGTGGGCGATACCCACGGGGCGCGCTTCGATGCCGGCAACGTGACCACGCCACCCGGTTTCAAGGAAGCCTACGCAAAGTTCGTCGAGGCCGGTTGGAACGGCCTTGCCGGCGAGCCCGAGTTCGGTGGCCAGGGCCTGCCGCAAATCGTGGCGATGCCGGTGGCCGAGATCTGGAACAGCGCCAACATGGCGTTCTGCCTCTGCCCGATGCTTACCAGCGGCGTGCTGGAGGCGCTCGAGCGCATCGGCTCGCCCGAGCAGCGTGCGCGCTTCCTTCCCAAGCTCACAAGCGGTGCATGGTCGGGCACGATGAATCTCACCGAGCCGCAGGCGGGCTCGGATCTTTCCGCGGTTCGCACCCGCGCGCTCCCGCAGCCCGATGGTACCTATAAGCTCTTCGGGCAGAAGATCTTCATCACCTACGGCGAGCACGATCTCGCCGAGAACATCGTGCACCTGGTACTTGCGCGCACACCCGACGCGCCGGAAGGCACGCGCGGTATCTCGCTTTTCATCGTGCCCAAGTTTTTGCTGGATGCGAACGGCAAGCCGGATGCGCGCAACGACGTGCGCTGCGTCTCGATCGAGCACAAGCTGGGCATCCACGCGAGCCCGACTTGCGTGCTGGCATACGGCGACAACGGCGGCGCGACCGGCTATCTCGTCGGTAAGGAGAACGAGGGCCTGCGCTACATGTTCATCATGATGAATCACGCGCGCCTCGGCGTCGGCCTGGAAGGTGTGGCGATGGGCGAGCGGGCCTACCAGCATGCGGCTGCGTACGCGAAGCTGCGCGTGCAGGGCCGGGAGCTGGGCGTCGGCAGCGGCGATCGGGTCACGATCGTCCACCATCCCGACGTTCGCCGCATGCTGATGCTCATGAAGTCGCAAACCGAAGCGATGCGCGCTCTGGCCTACACGGCAGCCGCGGCGCTGGATCTCTCGAATCACCATTCCGATCCGACCGAGCGTGCCCGGCACCAGGCGCTGCTCGACCTGCTGACGCCGATCGTGAAAGGCTGGTGCACCGAGCAGGCGGTGGAGATCGCCTCCCTCGGCGTGCAGGTCCACGGCGGCATGGGTTTCATCGAGGAGGCTGGCGCCGCGCAGTTCTATCGCGACGCCCGCATCACCACCATCTACGAAGGGACCACCGGCATTCAGGCCCTCGATCTGGTCAACCGCAAGGTCGGATCGGAACGGGGCGCAACCATGCGCGCCGTGCTAGAGCAGGCATCCTCGACGGCGGCGGACTTGCTCGGCTCCGGCGATCGCGATCTCGAGGCGATCGGCCAGCAGCTGAAAAGTGCAATCGATGCGCTCGAAACCGCCACCGACTGGGTGGTCGAGACCTTCCCGAAGGATCCCCGGCAGGTCGCAGCCAGCGCGGTGCCGTACTTGAAACTCTCCGGGCTGGTACTGGGCGGCAACGCGATGGCGCGCTCAGCCCGCATTGCCGTCCGGCGCCGCGGCGAGGAAGGCGCCGATACCGGCTTCTATCGCGCCAAGCTGCAGAGCGCCCGGTTCTATGCCGAGCACATCTTGCCGCAGGCGCATGCGGCCACGCGCATCGTGACGCACGGCGCAGCGGCCACCCTCGCTCTGGACGACGCGACGTTCTGA